A DNA window from Arachis duranensis cultivar V14167 chromosome 3, aradu.V14167.gnm2.J7QH, whole genome shotgun sequence contains the following coding sequences:
- the LOC107477470 gene encoding glyoxylase I 4, producing MQNQQEEEKIKRYNNNNKDDEKAEDEGHDKETAAPLLALNHVSRLCRNVKESIEFYTKVLGFVPIERPQVLDFEGAWLFNYGVGIHLVQSNHEDRLPSDPQHLDPQDNHISFQCEDMEEMERKLKEMNIKYKKETLKTEEGIAIDQLFFKDPDGFMVEICNCENLKLVPTDSSGKIKLPMDRHTPPVDTNRNNDAAD from the exons aggaTGATGAAAAAGCAGAAGATGAAGGGCATGATAAGGAGACAGCAGCTCCGTTATTAGCATTGAACCATGTCTCGAGGCTCTGTAGAAACGTGAAGGAGTCCATAGAGTTCTACACAAAAGTGCTGGGGTTTGTTCCCATTGAGAGGCCTCAGGTTCTGGACTTCGAAGGTGCATGGTTGTTCAACTATGGAGTTGGTATCCACTTGGTTCAATCCAACCACGAAGATCGATTGCCTTCTGATCCTCAACACTTGGATCCTCAGGACAATCATATATCTTTTCAG TGTGAAGATATGGAAGAAATGGAGAGAAAATTGAAGGAGATGAATATCAAGTACAAGAAAGAGACGCTGAAAACAGAAGAAGGAATAGCAATAGATCAACTTTTCTTCAAGGACCCAGATGGGTTCATGGTTGAAATTTGCAACTGTGAGAATCTCAAACTGGTCCCTACTGATTCATCAGGCAAGATTAAGTTGCCAATGGATCGTCACACCCCACCCGTGGACACCAATCGTAATAATGATGCTGCAGATTGA
- the LOC107477471 gene encoding protein transport protein SEC31 homolog B — protein MACIKGVNRSSSVALAPDAPYMAAGTMAGAVDLSFSSSANLEIFKLDFQSDEPELPLVAEYPSSERFNRLSWGKNGTNTEGFALGLIAGGLVDGNIDIWNPLTLIRSEKNENALVGHLVRHKGPVRGLEFNAITPNLLASGAEDGEICIWDLVNPSEPTHFPPLKGSGSAAQGEVSFLSWNSKVQHILASTSYNGTTVVWDLKKQKPVISFADSVRRRCSVLQWHPDVATQLVVASDEDGSPSLRLWDMRNIMTPIKEFVGHTRGVIAMSWCPTDSSYLITCGKDSRTICWDTISGEIACELPAGTNWNFDVHWYPKIPGVISASSFDGKIGIYNIKGCRHHGVGQNDYGAVSLRAPKWYKCPVGVSFGFGGKLVSFQSKASASGSQLGPSEVYVHNLVTEDGLVSRSSEFEAAIQNGERSLLRILCDKKSQESESVEDRETWGFLKVMFEDDGTARTKLLTHLGFNVPSEEKDTVNDDLSQEVNALGLEDTAVNNTGHLAPHEAPSFSFDNGEDFFNNLPSPKAESPVTTSVGNFVAEDTANGSEKIQDSVETEESSDPSFDDSVQRALVLGDYKGAVAQCISANKWADALVIAHVGNASLWESTRDQYLKMIRSPYLKIVSAMVSNDLLSLVNTRPLKFWKETLALLCSFAQRDEWTMLCDTLASKLMGAGNSLAATLCYICAGNIDKTVEIWSRSLSAEHEGKSYVDLLQDLMEKTIVLALATGQKQFSASLCKLVEKYAEILASQGLLTTAMEYLKLLGSDQLSPELVVLKDRIARSTEPEKDLKTTAFDNSQSHSGSFYGADSSSYNRTYHQESISAQVPHGISGVQYSENYQQQFDPRYGRGYGVPTPQQQPQQPNLFVPPQTAQVPQPPQMNFSNNVVTPPPLRTFDPHNFPALRNVEQYQQPTLGSQLYNSSSNPPYHSAPPAPSHVGLSHNPNLSQVVAPTPNPMGFMPVPGSGGVQRPGMGSSQPPSPPHPQPVQPAAAPAAPPPTVQTADTSKVPAHQMPIVTTLTRLFNETSEALGGARANPAKKREIEDNSKRLGGLFAKLNGGDISKNASDKLLQLCQALDNGDFGTALQVQVILTTSEWDECQSWLGSLKRMIKTRQSVRLS, from the exons ATGGCGTGCATCAAAGGGGTGAATCGATCGTCGTCGGTGGCGCTGGCGCCGGATGCGCCCTACATGGCGGCGGGGACTATGGCCGGCGCCGTCGATCTGTCCTTCAGTTCATCGGCGAACCTCGAGATATTCAAGCTTGATTTCCAGTCAGACGAACCCGAACTGCCTCTCGTCGCCGAGTACCCTAGCTCCGAGCGCTTCAACCGACTCTCGTGGGGGAAGAACGGTACCAACACGGAAGGATTCGCGCTAGGCCTCATTGCTGGTGGACTTGTCGATGGTAACATTGATATCTGGAATCCTCTCACTCTGATCCG TTcggagaaaaatgaaaatgctcTAGTTGGACATCTTGTAAGACATAAAGGACCG GTTCGTGGTCTTGAGTTCAATGCCATCACACCAAATCTTCTTGCGTCTGGCGCTGAGGATGGTGAAATTTGTATATGGGATTTGGTCAATCCTTCTGAGCCTACTCATTTTCCACCACTTAAG GGTAGTGGCTCTGCTGCCCAGGGGGAAGTTTCATTCTTATCTTGGAATAGTAAAGTCCAACACATATTAGCATCCACTTCCTACAATGGGACCACTG TGGTCTGGGATTTGAAGAAGCAAAAGCCAGTGATAAG CTTTGCAGATTCAGTTAGAAGGCGTTGCTCAGTTTTGCAGTGGCATCCTGATGTTGCCACACAACTTGTTGTTGCATCAGATGAAGATGGTTCTCCTTCGCTAAGG CTTTGGGATATGAGGAATATAATGACACCAATAAAAGAGTTTGTGGGTCACACCAGAG GTGTTATTGCAATGTCATGGTGTCCCACTGATAGCTCTTATTTGATAACCTGTGGCAAAGATAGCCGGACCATATGCTGGGACACAATTTCTGGAGAG ATTGCCTGTGAATTGCCAGCTGGAACCAACTGGAATTTTGACGTGCACTGGTATCCAAAGATCCCAGGAGTGATATCAGCGTCCTCCTTTGATGGAAAAATTGGAATATACAATATTAAg GGTTGCCGTCATCATGGTGTCGGGCAAAATGATTATGGTGCAG TATCACTTAGAGCTCCAAAATGGTACAAGTGCCCTGTTGGCGTTTCTTTTGGCTTTGGTGGAAAACTTGTGTCATTTCAGTCTAAGGCATCTGCATCTGGTTCTCAACTTGGACCTTCAGAG GTTTATGTGCATAACTTGGTCACTGAAGATGGTCTAGTCAGTCGATCCTCTGAATTTGAAGCTGCAATTCAAAATGGCGAAAGGTCTTTGTTGAGAATTTTATGTGATAAAAAATCTCAGGAATCAGA ATCTGTGGAGGATAGGGAAACTTGGGGGTTTTTGAAGGTTATGTTTGAAGATGATGGGACTGCACGCACAAAACTTCTAACACACCTTGGATTCAACGTACCTAGTGAAGAAAAAGACACAGTTAATGATGATCTTTCCCAAGAAGTAAATGCTCTTGGACTTGAGGACACTGCTGTTAATAATACAGGACATCTGGCACCTCATGAAGCaccttctttttcatttgataATGGGGAGGATTTCTTTAACAATCTTCCCAGTCCTAAAGCTGAATCACCCGTAACTACTTCTGTGGGCAACTTTGTTGCTGAGGACACTGCCAATGGATCAGAGAAAATCCAAGATTCTGTCGAAACAGAGGAGAGCAGTGACCCTTCATTTGATGACAGTGTTCAGCGTGCTTTAGTTCTTGGGGATTACAAGGGTGCAGTTGCACAGTGCATATCTGCAAATAAATGGGCCGATGCCTTGGTTATTGCTCATGTTGGTAATGCTTCCTTGTGGGAAAGTACAAGAGATCAGTACCTTAAGATGATCCGGTCGCCTTACCTAAAG ATTGTATCAGCAATGGTGAGCAATGACCTATTGAGCCTTGTGAACACTAGGCCtctcaaattttggaaagaaacccttgctcttctttgtaGT TTTGCTCAGAGAGATGAATGGACAATGCTTTGTGACACACTTGCCTCAAAACTCATGGGGGCTGGCAATTCGTTAGCTGCAACTCTTTGTTATATATGTGCTGGAAATATTGATAAAACAGTTGAAATATGGTCGAGGAGCCTGTCAGCTGAGCATGAGGGGAAGTCTTATGTTGATCTTCTTCAG GATCTGATGGAAAAGACTATTGTTCTTGCCTTGGCAACGGGACAGAAGCAGTTTAGTGCTTCTCTGTGCAAGCTTGTTGAGAAATATGCTGAAATTTTAGCAAGTCAAGGGCTGTTGACCACAGCAATGGAGTATTTAAAACTTTTGGGTTCTGATCAACTATCACCTGAGCTTGTGGTTTTAAAGGATCGAATTGCACGTTCTACAGAACCTG AGAAAGACTTAAAAACTACTGCTTTTGATAATTCTCAATCACACAGTGGATCCTTTTATGGTGCTGATAGCTCTAGTTATAATAGAACTTACCATCAG GAGTCAATATCTGCTCAAGTGCCGCATGGGATTTCTGGTGTTCAATATTCTGAAAACTATCAACAGCAATTTGATCCTAGATATGGAAGAGGATATGGTGTTCCTACACCACAGCAGCAACCTCAGCAGCCTAATTTATTTGTTCCACCACAGACTGCTCAGGTTCCTCAACCTCCCCAG ATGAACTTCTCGAATAATGTTGTCACACCCCCTCCTTTGAGAACTTTCGATCCTCATAATTTTCCGGCGCTTAGAAACGTGGAACAATATCAGCAGCCCACATTGGGTTCTCAGTTGTACAAT TCAAGCAGCAATCCGCCTTACCATTCAGCACCCCCTGCTCCATCACATGTGGGTTTAAGTCATAACCCTAACTTGTCACAGGTTGTGGCCCCTACACCAAATCCAATGGGATTCATGCCAGTCCCTGGTTCTGGTGGTGTCCAAAGACCTGGGATGGGATCATCGCAACCACCCAGTCCTCCCCACCCTCAACCTGTTCAACCAGCTGCAGCACCCGCAGCGCCACCACCTACTGTGCAAACAGCCGACACTTCAAAAGTACCTG CACACCAAATGCCAATTGTTACAACATTGACAAGGCTTTTCAACGAAACATCAGAAGCATTGGGTGGTGCACGTGCAAACCCAGCTAAGAAGCGGGAGATAGAAGACAATTCAAAAAGACTCGGTGGATTGTTTGCCAAATTGAACGGTGGGGACATCTCCAAAAATGCATCTGATAAGCTCCTTCAACTTTGTCAGGCGTTAGACAATGGTGATTTTGGTACTGCCTTACAAGTTCAG GTTATTCTTACTACTAGTGAGTGGGATGAATGCCAGTCATGGTTGGGTTCACTTAAGCGAATGATCAAGACAAGGCAGAGCGTGAGGCTAAGTTAA